One segment of Streptomyces sp. NA02950 DNA contains the following:
- a CDS encoding cytochrome P450, with protein sequence MATTAPQGVPGPSPGPGATPLPPELAPAAVERWRSSSGAVVDLLAQARELGGVCAVRLGPRPTVLVTDPEAVRHVLALHPDRYVKRSHRARVLVGDGVLSATGEPWKRQRRLLQAEFTGAGIRRYEQRIAGAARRAADRWAQCARTGTPTDVGEDMRFFALDTIWRSLTGHPLDETTDRELAAVEAVGAALPSTPSASADATELRTAVAADLARIDAVAEHAITAARRGEAGPDGPGLLHVLVDAGKTRPEYTDQLMRDELVTLLAAGHETTATTLSWLYLLLARHPEARRWALGAGGMGSPGRERAIRALVSETLRLYPPAWLMPRHAIEDDTLTGYRIAAGTDIFVCPYLTHRDPALWPEPNRFAPERFTAADEDRPSSRHGAYYPFGIGARACLGAQFAMREMTVLLEHLLPAFTPSFHTTPTSAVFGLTVRPDGPMPATITPVPDGS encoded by the coding sequence TTGGCCACCACAGCCCCGCAAGGCGTTCCCGGCCCGTCCCCCGGGCCCGGTGCCACGCCCCTGCCTCCGGAGCTCGCCCCGGCGGCCGTCGAGCGGTGGCGCTCTTCCTCGGGGGCGGTGGTCGACTTGCTGGCCCAGGCGCGCGAGCTCGGCGGGGTCTGCGCTGTGCGGCTCGGCCCGCGCCCCACGGTGCTGGTCACCGACCCGGAGGCGGTGCGGCACGTCCTCGCCCTTCATCCCGACCGCTACGTCAAACGCTCCCACCGGGCCCGCGTGCTGGTCGGAGACGGGGTGCTCTCGGCCACCGGGGAACCGTGGAAGCGTCAGCGCCGACTCCTCCAAGCCGAGTTCACCGGAGCGGGGATCCGCCGCTACGAGCAGCGGATCGCCGGCGCCGCGCGCCGCGCCGCCGACCGCTGGGCACAGTGCGCCCGTACTGGCACGCCGACCGACGTCGGCGAGGACATGCGCTTCTTCGCCCTGGACACCATCTGGCGCTCCCTCACCGGCCATCCCCTCGACGAGACCACTGACCGCGAACTCGCCGCCGTCGAGGCGGTGGGGGCCGCCCTTCCGAGCACCCCCTCCGCGTCGGCCGACGCCACCGAGCTGCGCACCGCCGTGGCCGCGGACCTCGCGAGGATCGACGCCGTCGCCGAACACGCGATCACGGCCGCCCGTCGAGGAGAGGCGGGGCCGGATGGCCCCGGCCTGCTGCACGTCCTGGTGGACGCCGGGAAGACTCGGCCCGAATACACCGACCAGCTGATGCGCGACGAGCTGGTCACTCTGCTTGCCGCCGGTCACGAGACCACTGCCACAACGCTGTCCTGGCTGTATCTGCTGCTCGCCCGCCACCCCGAAGCCCGCCGCTGGGCCCTGGGCGCGGGAGGCATGGGCTCGCCCGGGCGCGAGAGGGCCATCCGGGCTCTCGTCTCGGAGACCTTGCGGCTCTATCCGCCAGCATGGCTGATGCCCCGTCATGCCATCGAGGACGACACCCTCACCGGCTACCGCATCGCGGCCGGCACCGACATCTTCGTGTGCCCCTACCTCACCCACCGCGACCCGGCGCTGTGGCCCGAGCCCAACCGGTTCGCCCCCGAACGGTTCACCGCGGCGGACGAGGACCGCCCCTCCTCCCGGCACGGCGCGTACTACCCCTTCGGCATCGGAGCCCGGGCCTGCCTGGGCGCGCAGTTCGCCATGCGCGAGATGACGGTGCTCCTGGAGCACCTGCTGCCCGCCTTCACCCCCTCCTTCCACACCACCCCGACCTCGGCCGTCTTCGGGCTCACCGTCCGCCCCGACGGCCCGATGCCCGCCACCATCACGCCCGTTCCGGACGGCTCGTAA
- a CDS encoding NADP-dependent oxidoreductase: MRAVQIDRHGGTDVLVLREVAAPEPASGEVLIRTAASSLNPVDWKTRAWQVGPPLPATLGWDISGQVVASNDPAHEVGAHVIAMSAQIATGRGTWAELVALPGHLLASAPATVPLADAASLPLAGTTALQALRATELSAGERILVVGTAGAVGGLVVQLARLTGAHVDALVSRHGHEPAAVELGAERAWHRPQDLPRGRYAAVLDTVGADVAAALVPGGRFVSIADHPLPDVPGARKSYVQENATDLAHLAELVDSDELRLRIADRFSLDDIRTAHERFEAGGLLGKVVITF; the protein is encoded by the coding sequence ATGCGCGCTGTCCAGATCGACCGACACGGCGGTACCGACGTCCTGGTCCTCCGCGAGGTCGCCGCACCCGAACCCGCCTCCGGTGAAGTCCTCATCCGCACCGCGGCCAGCAGCCTCAACCCTGTGGACTGGAAGACCCGCGCCTGGCAGGTCGGCCCGCCGCTGCCGGCCACGCTCGGCTGGGACATCTCCGGCCAGGTCGTCGCGAGCAACGACCCCGCCCACGAGGTGGGCGCCCACGTGATCGCCATGTCCGCGCAGATCGCCACCGGCCGCGGCACCTGGGCGGAGCTGGTCGCCCTGCCCGGCCACCTGCTCGCATCCGCACCGGCCACCGTGCCGTTGGCCGACGCGGCGTCCCTTCCGCTGGCCGGGACGACCGCCCTGCAGGCTCTGCGGGCCACGGAGTTGAGCGCCGGGGAGCGCATTCTGGTCGTCGGCACCGCCGGGGCGGTCGGCGGCCTGGTTGTCCAACTCGCCCGCTTGACCGGCGCCCACGTCGATGCCCTGGTCTCCCGGCACGGCCATGAGCCGGCCGCGGTGGAGCTCGGCGCGGAGCGGGCCTGGCACCGTCCGCAGGACCTGCCCCGCGGCCGGTATGCGGCCGTCCTCGACACCGTCGGCGCGGACGTGGCTGCGGCCCTCGTCCCCGGAGGGCGTTTCGTCTCCATCGCCGACCATCCCCTGCCCGACGTGCCAGGCGCCCGCAAGAGCTACGTCCAGGAGAACGCCACCGACCTCGCCCACCTCGCCGAGCTCGTCGACAGCGACGAGCTGCGGCTGCGGATCGCCGACCGCTTCTCGCTCGACGACATCCGCACCGCCCACGAGCGCTTCGAAGCCGGCGGCCTCCTCGGCAAGGTCGTCATCACCTTCTGA
- a CDS encoding dihydrofolate reductase family protein gives MRNVTYSMGVSLDGYIVGPDGAFDWTAPDEEIIRFVTDEIREVGVHLLGRRLYETMLYWETADQDPSLDDSMLEWASIWKPLPKVVFSTTLSAVRGNARLASGSLAEEIERLRAEAGEGDIAIGGATLAAEAAALGLIDEYRARVYPVLVGGGIPFFPRRERRVDVELVETRTFGSRVVYLRYRVAR, from the coding sequence ATGCGTAACGTGACCTATTCGATGGGCGTGTCACTTGACGGCTACATCGTCGGGCCGGACGGCGCCTTCGACTGGACAGCGCCCGACGAGGAGATCATTCGCTTCGTCACCGACGAGATTCGAGAGGTCGGCGTCCACCTGTTGGGACGACGGCTGTACGAGACGATGCTGTACTGGGAGACCGCCGACCAGGATCCATCGCTCGACGACTCAATGCTCGAGTGGGCCTCGATCTGGAAACCGCTGCCGAAGGTGGTGTTCTCCACCACGCTGTCGGCGGTGCGGGGCAATGCCCGCCTGGCATCCGGCAGCCTGGCGGAGGAGATCGAGCGGTTGCGAGCCGAGGCGGGGGAGGGCGACATCGCGATCGGCGGCGCGACCCTCGCCGCCGAGGCGGCCGCGTTGGGTCTCATCGACGAGTACCGGGCCAGGGTCTACCCGGTGCTGGTTGGCGGTGGCATCCCGTTCTTTCCCCGGCGCGAGAGGCGGGTGGACGTCGAACTCGTCGAGACCCGCACTTTCGGCTCGAGAGTCGTCTACCTCCGCTACCGCGTGGCGCGTTAG
- a CDS encoding arylsulfotransferase family protein: protein MRVTVTTRRPGTAPGHIFVAPYTIESTMIGQTGSLISDDAGNPIWFRPLSSTSLQNADFKVQTYHDSRTGASQPVLTWWQGSIAIPPRYTNLPGGAPEPGGCYYIYDSHYRLFRTVSAHNGFNADEHEFILTRRGTALFIASRTVPMDLRPYGGPEDGAILDSEVQEVDLATGKLVFSWDMLRHVNPADSEVPASDASSSGGVWDAYHLNSIDENDKGELLISSRNMWAIYNISRKSGKIRWQLGGKKSDFTFAPNARFYWQHDARFRPGNRISMFDDGCCNQPDGTPEQQSHGLILNLDARTHRATVDRSYYHDPALFAPSQGNTQALPNGNQFIGWGQESYYSEYAGAGNTENTPSRNLLYDVRMPGSDISYRAFRNTWVGTPYYPPKAAARTADGHSVVYASWNGSTQTRAWRVLAGPDPRSLSVVVRHAPRSGFETAVTTRSRGPYFQVKALDASGKVLRASHVVKTG, encoded by the coding sequence ATGCGGGTCACCGTCACCACGCGGCGGCCGGGAACGGCTCCCGGTCACATCTTCGTCGCCCCGTACACCATCGAGAGCACGATGATCGGCCAGACCGGGTCGCTGATCTCCGATGACGCGGGAAACCCGATCTGGTTCCGTCCGCTGTCCTCCACAAGCCTGCAAAACGCCGACTTCAAGGTGCAGACGTACCACGACTCCCGGACCGGGGCCTCGCAGCCCGTGCTGACCTGGTGGCAGGGTTCCATCGCCATTCCGCCGAGATACACCAACCTGCCGGGCGGCGCGCCGGAACCTGGTGGGTGCTATTACATCTACGACAGCCACTACCGGCTGTTCAGAACGGTCTCCGCGCACAACGGATTCAATGCCGACGAGCACGAATTCATCCTGACCCGCAGGGGAACCGCGCTGTTCATCGCGTCCAGAACCGTACCCATGGATCTGCGCCCTTACGGCGGTCCGGAGGACGGGGCGATCCTGGACAGCGAGGTCCAGGAAGTCGATCTGGCCACCGGCAAACTCGTCTTCTCCTGGGACATGCTCCGGCACGTGAACCCCGCCGATTCCGAGGTACCGGCCTCGGACGCGTCGTCGTCCGGCGGGGTATGGGACGCCTACCACCTCAACTCCATCGATGAGAACGACAAGGGTGAGCTGCTGATCTCGTCCCGGAACATGTGGGCCATCTACAACATCTCCCGGAAATCCGGAAAGATCCGCTGGCAACTCGGGGGAAAGAAGAGCGACTTCACCTTCGCCCCCAACGCCCGCTTCTACTGGCAGCACGATGCCCGCTTCCGCCCCGGAAACCGAATCAGCATGTTCGACGACGGCTGCTGCAACCAGCCCGACGGCACCCCCGAACAGCAGTCGCACGGTCTGATCCTGAACCTCGACGCGCGCACCCACCGGGCGACCGTGGACAGGAGCTATTACCACGACCCGGCGCTGTTCGCGCCGTCGCAAGGCAACACCCAGGCGCTCCCCAACGGCAACCAATTCATCGGGTGGGGCCAGGAGTCCTACTACTCGGAGTACGCCGGAGCCGGGAACACCGAGAACACCCCTTCGCGCAACCTGCTCTACGACGTCAGGATGCCGGGCTCCGACATCTCCTACCGGGCGTTCCGCAACACATGGGTAGGCACTCCCTACTACCCGCCGAAAGCGGCCGCACGGACGGCAGACGGCCACAGCGTGGTCTACGCGTCCTGGAACGGCTCGACGCAGACGAGAGCCTGGCGGGTACTCGCCGGACCGGACCCCCGCTCCCTCTCCGTGGTGGTCAGGCACGCTCCCCGCTCCGGATTCGAAACGGCGGTCACCACCCGCAGCAGGGGACCGTACTTTCAGGTGAAGGCGTTGGACGCGTCCGGGAAGGTCCTCAGAGCCTCCCATGTGGTGAAGACGGGTTGA
- a CDS encoding NAD(P)H-dependent oxidoreductase codes for MSTLDAVPTALIVHAHPEPHSFSTAQMTTATQALREAGYRVDVLDLYADGWAPVLDRHEFPPVDGPFKPQVEQMRAVKDATLDAAVRAHLDRLLAADLLVLSFPMWWFSLPAILKGWIDRVFVMGGVFGGDHGLFGDAALGGKRAMLLLTTGGSSESFQPGGRFGPMNEFLFHIHRGMLEFVGFQVLDPVVTYGPAHMTGQQRTAALDAVRKSVALIAR; via the coding sequence ATGTCAACCCTGGATGCCGTTCCCACTGCCCTGATCGTTCACGCTCACCCTGAGCCCCACTCGTTCAGCACCGCCCAGATGACCACCGCGACTCAGGCCCTGCGCGAGGCCGGGTACCGAGTCGATGTCCTCGACCTCTATGCCGACGGATGGGCCCCGGTCCTGGACCGCCATGAGTTCCCACCTGTGGACGGACCGTTCAAGCCGCAGGTCGAACAGATGCGCGCGGTCAAGGACGCTACGCTCGATGCGGCCGTCAGGGCTCATCTCGACCGGCTGCTCGCCGCTGATCTGCTCGTGCTGTCGTTCCCGATGTGGTGGTTCTCGCTGCCCGCCATCCTCAAGGGATGGATCGACCGGGTCTTCGTGATGGGCGGGGTCTTCGGCGGGGACCACGGGCTCTTCGGCGACGCGGCCCTCGGCGGGAAGCGCGCGATGCTGCTGCTCACGACCGGCGGGTCCAGTGAGTCGTTCCAGCCTGGTGGCCGCTTCGGCCCGATGAACGAATTCCTGTTCCACATCCACCGCGGCATGCTGGAGTTCGTCGGCTTCCAGGTCCTCGACCCCGTGGTCACCTATGGGCCGGCCCACATGACCGGCCAGCAGCGAACAGCAGCACTGGACGCGGTCAGAAAGTCGGTCGCGCTCATCGCGCGCTGA
- a CDS encoding MerR family transcriptional regulator, translating to MRIGELSRKTGVHERLLRYYEEQNLLQPERRPSGYREYSDADVDTVRRIRSLLAAGLNTATIATILPCLRDEGERLVPTCSDLLADLTKERERITKAITDLQTSRSALDEVIAAAPADVAERATSGATDRITRA from the coding sequence GTGCGGATCGGTGAGCTGTCCCGCAAGACCGGCGTACACGAACGGTTGCTGCGCTACTACGAAGAACAGAACCTGCTCCAGCCCGAGCGGCGGCCCAGCGGCTACCGCGAATACAGCGACGCGGACGTGGATACCGTGCGCCGCATCCGCAGCCTGCTCGCCGCCGGCCTGAACACCGCCACCATCGCGACAATCCTGCCCTGCCTGCGTGACGAGGGCGAACGCCTGGTGCCGACCTGCTCCGATCTCCTCGCCGACCTGACCAAGGAACGCGAGCGGATCACCAAGGCCATCACCGATTTGCAAACTTCCCGCTCCGCACTCGACGAAGTCATCGCCGCGGCTCCCGCCGATGTCGCAGAACGCGCGACAAGCGGGGCAACAGACCGCATCACACGGGCATGA
- a CDS encoding amidase — MEWNFQTAEKLAAALRAGEVTSAELTDEAIARIERDDKAINAICVPDFDRARAAARGADQARARGEDGPILGIPVTVKESYNIAGLPTNWGMPLHRNHMPAEDAVQVSRLKTAGAVVLGKTNVPVGLQDIQSFNEIYGTTNNPWDHGRTSGGSSGGSAAALASGFGALSIGSDIAGSLRTPAHFCGVYAHKPTLGLCANRGMVPPPAPALPSDFDLAVVGPMARTARDLTLLLDVMAGPDPLTLGVAYDLTLPPARHERLRDFRVLVLDEHPLIPTGSAVRAGVNRVADALVDGGARVERHSPLLPDLTEAATLYTHLLISSSIARFPIESYEQLRTRAAGLSTDDQSLDAARLRAMVFSHRDWIEANNRRELHRHGWRQLFAEFDAVVCPITPTPAFPHDHDPNLLERRIDIDGVAYPYLDQLVWAGLATMPGLPATAVPAVRSPEGLPVGVQLIGPMFEDRTPLRLAELLEEKIGGFQTPK; from the coding sequence ATGGAGTGGAATTTTCAGACGGCCGAAAAACTCGCGGCTGCCTTGCGTGCCGGTGAAGTGACCTCGGCGGAACTGACCGACGAGGCGATCGCCCGTATCGAGCGGGACGACAAAGCGATCAACGCGATCTGTGTGCCGGACTTCGACCGTGCACGGGCCGCCGCGCGCGGTGCCGACCAGGCGCGTGCCCGCGGTGAAGACGGGCCGATACTGGGCATTCCGGTGACGGTCAAAGAGTCCTACAACATCGCCGGGCTGCCCACGAACTGGGGCATGCCGCTACACCGGAACCACATGCCGGCCGAGGACGCGGTGCAGGTGTCGCGGCTCAAGACCGCGGGCGCTGTGGTGCTCGGCAAGACCAATGTGCCCGTGGGGCTGCAAGATATCCAGAGCTTCAACGAGATCTACGGCACCACCAATAACCCGTGGGATCACGGTCGCACGTCGGGTGGATCCTCCGGCGGGTCGGCGGCGGCCCTGGCGTCCGGATTCGGCGCGCTGTCCATCGGCTCCGACATCGCCGGTTCGTTGCGCACCCCCGCGCACTTCTGCGGTGTCTACGCCCACAAGCCGACACTCGGGCTGTGCGCGAACCGCGGTATGGTCCCGCCGCCCGCGCCGGCATTGCCGTCCGACTTCGACCTCGCCGTCGTCGGTCCGATGGCGCGCACGGCCCGCGACCTCACGCTCCTGCTCGACGTCATGGCCGGACCGGACCCGCTGACGCTCGGCGTCGCGTACGACCTGACGCTGCCGCCCGCGCGCCACGAGCGGCTCCGCGACTTCCGGGTCCTGGTCCTCGACGAGCATCCGCTCATTCCGACCGGGTCCGCCGTGCGGGCGGGCGTGAACCGGGTGGCCGACGCGCTTGTCGACGGCGGCGCCCGCGTCGAACGGCACAGTCCGCTGCTGCCCGACCTGACCGAGGCCGCGACGCTCTACACGCATTTGCTGATCTCGAGCTCCATCGCGCGTTTTCCCATCGAATCCTACGAGCAGCTGCGGACCCGCGCCGCCGGACTGAGCACAGACGACCAGAGCCTGGACGCCGCGCGGCTGCGTGCCATGGTGTTCAGCCACCGCGACTGGATCGAGGCGAACAACCGTCGCGAACTCCACCGCCACGGCTGGCGGCAGCTCTTCGCCGAGTTCGACGCCGTGGTGTGCCCGATCACGCCGACGCCCGCGTTCCCGCACGACCACGACCCCAATCTGTTGGAACGCCGCATCGACATCGACGGCGTCGCGTATCCGTACCTCGACCAGCTCGTCTGGGCCGGTCTGGCCACCATGCCCGGCCTGCCCGCCACCGCTGTGCCAGCGGTCCGGTCCCCCGAGGGTCTGCCGGTGGGAGTGCAGCTCATCGGTCCGATGTTCGAGGACCGCACCCCGCTGCGGCTGGCCGAACTGCTCGAGGAGAAGATCGGAGGCTTCCAGACACCGAAGTAG
- a CDS encoding LysR family transcriptional regulator, whose translation MARAFKGPREELAAIGAELCSPPPRGPELNAIERMWHPAMYEVCPECVHTTAEAVGTAVGQALNRQRAHQRINSALHPSRSDVERADQHRGPPRPSRAERQLAPMTLSLSNIDLNLLIPLHALLMERSVTKAAERVAVGQPAMSASLARLRRWFDDPLLVRHGRQMELTPLAESLAPQVDELLAGMRAVLSAGARFDPSVDHRVFTMVASDYVATVLLHPLLRELSAVAPNVRINIVALPSRFADHLRRGQLDMLIWPPGLLGEELSVFPNTALFSDEFVAVMDEHHPDVGTTLSTAQLSTLPYVKIVGPTLSVAEARLDQCGVSRQVVATTGTFTNGILLVQGTRKVLIAPRRLFDRFGAALGLRSVTLDPSFPQLIEAMYWHPKNTIDPGHRWLRERLQHVAGNL comes from the coding sequence GTGGCCCGGGCGTTCAAAGGCCCCCGCGAGGAACTGGCCGCCATCGGCGCCGAACTCTGTTCTCCGCCGCCCCGCGGTCCCGAGCTCAACGCCATTGAACGAATGTGGCACCCAGCGATGTACGAGGTCTGCCCCGAGTGCGTCCACACCACCGCCGAGGCGGTCGGTACCGCCGTCGGCCAAGCCCTGAACCGCCAACGCGCGCATCAAAGGATCAACAGCGCACTGCACCCAAGCCGCTCAGACGTCGAGCGTGCTGATCAGCATCGCGGACCACCCCGGCCATCGCGCGCGGAAAGGCAACTCGCCCCGATGACACTGAGTCTGAGCAACATCGATCTCAATCTGCTGATACCGCTGCACGCGTTACTCATGGAACGCAGCGTCACCAAGGCGGCCGAGCGGGTCGCTGTCGGCCAACCGGCGATGAGCGCATCCCTGGCCAGGCTCCGGCGGTGGTTCGACGATCCGTTGCTGGTCAGGCACGGCCGTCAGATGGAGCTGACCCCGCTGGCGGAGTCGCTGGCGCCGCAGGTCGATGAGCTGCTTGCCGGCATGAGGGCCGTGCTGAGCGCCGGAGCGCGTTTTGACCCCAGCGTCGATCACCGCGTTTTCACCATGGTGGCCAGCGACTACGTGGCGACAGTGCTACTGCATCCGCTGCTGCGTGAGCTGAGCGCCGTGGCTCCGAACGTGCGGATCAACATCGTCGCGCTCCCGTCCCGTTTCGCCGACCACCTGCGCAGAGGGCAGCTCGACATGCTGATCTGGCCACCCGGTCTGCTGGGCGAGGAGTTGTCGGTTTTCCCCAACACAGCTCTGTTCTCCGACGAGTTCGTCGCGGTGATGGACGAGCACCACCCGGACGTCGGCACGACTCTGTCCACCGCGCAGTTGTCCACCCTCCCCTACGTCAAGATCGTGGGTCCCACCCTGTCGGTGGCCGAGGCGCGGCTGGACCAATGCGGCGTATCCCGGCAAGTGGTGGCCACCACCGGTACGTTCACCAACGGGATCCTGTTGGTCCAGGGCACCCGCAAGGTCCTGATCGCTCCGCGACGACTGTTCGATCGGTTCGGTGCGGCCCTCGGGTTGCGATCGGTGACCTTGGACCCGTCGTTCCCCCAGTTGATCGAAGCGATGTACTGGCACCCCAAGAACACGATCGACCCGGGCCACCGATGGCTGCGGGAGCGCCTCCAGCACGTGGCCGGGAACCTGTGA
- a CDS encoding dihydrofolate reductase family protein → MSLARVHNFSISLDGFATGEGQSHDAPFGHAGERLHEWMFATRWWHKMIGRSGGTGGLDDAFVRQFTPGIGAEMMGAGKFGHPGWHEDPEWKGWWGPNPPFHTPTFVLTHHPRPSIEMEGGTTFHFLDASPAEALETAREAADGQDVRIGGGPTVIRNFLAAGLIDRMHIVVVPILLGRGVRLWDGLEGLEKDYEVEAASSPSGVTHVTFTRLGL, encoded by the coding sequence ATGTCACTCGCCCGCGTCCACAACTTCTCCATCTCGCTCGACGGCTTCGCTACCGGGGAGGGTCAGAGCCATGACGCGCCGTTCGGCCATGCCGGCGAAAGGCTGCACGAGTGGATGTTCGCCACCCGGTGGTGGCACAAGATGATCGGCCGGTCCGGCGGGACCGGCGGCCTCGACGACGCCTTCGTGCGGCAGTTCACGCCGGGGATCGGCGCCGAGATGATGGGCGCCGGGAAGTTCGGCCATCCCGGATGGCACGAGGACCCGGAGTGGAAGGGGTGGTGGGGGCCCAACCCGCCATTCCACACACCGACCTTCGTCCTCACCCATCACCCGCGCCCGTCGATCGAAATGGAGGGCGGCACGACGTTCCACTTCCTCGACGCTTCGCCCGCCGAGGCGCTCGAGACCGCCCGCGAGGCTGCGGACGGCCAGGACGTACGCATCGGCGGAGGGCCCACCGTGATCCGCAACTTCCTTGCCGCCGGGCTCATCGACCGCATGCACATCGTGGTGGTCCCGATCCTGCTCGGCCGAGGCGTACGCCTCTGGGACGGACTGGAGGGCCTCGAGAAGGACTACGAGGTCGAGGCCGCCTCATCGCCCAGCGGAGTCACGCATGTGACGTTCACCCGCTTGGGTCTCTGA
- a CDS encoding MFS transporter yields the protein MNKSYASLAALCASVFVVGTSEYLVAGMLPEVGADLQVPQGTAGQAVTAYALGVVIGGPAVTMLTARLPRKPLALGLMLLFAAGSALSALASSFTMLLAGRVVSSLSHAAFLALALVMATSMVPEHKTGSAIATVASGFTVATLLGVPLGSLLGHAAGWRAPFAVLTALALAAIALLALVLPKRQAPSASLRDELRVVSRKPVLLAIATTAVGFSGVAVVFTYIAPLLTRIGGFSPAAVSALLLAYGAGSFLGNLAAGKLTDRSMSATVRGVFGGLTGVLVAMPFAVAWQPTAVLAVLVLGLLATATIAPLQGLILRHAGSAPTLAVAANVGAFNLGAAAGSAIGGAIVAVGALRWTGLAGAVLSLSGLALTYLALPRTGTAQLTGGAPVGTAV from the coding sequence ATGAACAAGAGTTACGCCTCACTCGCGGCCTTGTGCGCGAGTGTCTTCGTTGTCGGTACGTCGGAATACCTGGTCGCGGGCATGCTGCCCGAGGTGGGCGCGGATCTTCAGGTACCGCAAGGCACCGCAGGACAGGCGGTGACCGCCTACGCGCTCGGCGTGGTGATCGGCGGGCCCGCGGTGACCATGCTGACCGCGCGGCTGCCCCGCAAGCCCCTGGCACTCGGGCTGATGCTGCTGTTCGCCGCGGGCAGCGCGCTCAGCGCCCTGGCCTCCTCGTTCACGATGTTGCTGGCCGGGCGGGTGGTCTCCTCGCTCAGCCACGCCGCGTTCTTGGCGTTGGCGCTGGTGATGGCCACCAGCATGGTGCCCGAGCACAAGACCGGCTCGGCGATCGCCACTGTGGCCTCCGGGTTCACCGTCGCTACCTTGCTCGGGGTACCGCTGGGCTCGCTGCTGGGACACGCGGCCGGCTGGCGGGCCCCGTTCGCGGTGCTGACCGCGCTGGCCCTGGCCGCCATCGCGCTGTTGGCGCTGGTACTGCCCAAGCGGCAGGCGCCGTCCGCCAGCCTGCGCGACGAGCTGCGCGTAGTGAGCCGCAAACCGGTGCTGCTGGCTATCGCCACCACCGCGGTCGGCTTCTCCGGCGTCGCCGTCGTCTTCACCTACATCGCGCCGCTGCTCACCCGTATCGGCGGTTTCTCCCCGGCCGCCGTCTCCGCTCTCCTGCTCGCCTATGGCGCCGGCAGCTTTCTGGGAAACCTGGCCGCCGGCAAGCTGACCGACAGGTCCATGTCCGCCACCGTGCGCGGGGTGTTCGGCGGCTTGACCGGCGTGCTGGTGGCCATGCCGTTCGCCGTCGCCTGGCAGCCCACCGCTGTACTCGCGGTCCTGGTCCTGGGCCTGCTGGCCACCGCCACCATCGCCCCGCTGCAGGGCCTGATCCTGCGCCATGCCGGCTCCGCTCCGACGTTGGCCGTCGCGGCCAACGTCGGTGCCTTCAACCTCGGCGCCGCCGCCGGCTCTGCCATCGGCGGGGCCATCGTCGCCGTCGGCGCGCTGCGCTGGACCGGCCTGGCAGGGGCCGTACTCAGCCTCAGCGGCCTGGCCCTGACCTACCTGGCTCTGCCCCGAACCGGGACCGCGCAGCTCACCGGCGGTGCCCCGGTGGGCACCGCTGTTTGA
- a CDS encoding helix-turn-helix transcriptional regulator, producing MTVVGSGPGDLIEVFKALGNPARLQIMQWLKDPDTHFGEYESIADRRSVGVCVTHIQAKSGLAQSTVSSYMSTLERAGLVHPTRVGKWTHYRRDEERLAQVARAIDTIL from the coding sequence ATGACCGTGGTGGGATCGGGTCCGGGTGATCTGATCGAGGTGTTCAAGGCCCTGGGCAACCCTGCCCGTTTGCAGATCATGCAGTGGCTGAAGGATCCCGACACTCACTTCGGTGAGTACGAGTCGATCGCGGACCGTCGGTCGGTCGGCGTATGCGTCACGCACATCCAGGCGAAGTCGGGACTCGCGCAGTCGACTGTCTCCAGCTACATGAGCACGCTCGAACGGGCGGGACTCGTGCATCCCACCCGGGTGGGCAAGTGGACCCACTATCGCCGCGATGAAGAGCGGCTGGCGCAGGTGGCGCGGGCGATCGACACCATCCTCTGA